A section of the Humulus lupulus chromosome 2, drHumLupu1.1, whole genome shotgun sequence genome encodes:
- the LOC133817115 gene encoding uncharacterized protein LOC133817115, which translates to MANQAATAFNGNLKKALAGLRRIDLEGLRWRVFDAKGQVLGRLASQISTVVQGKDKPTYAPNRDDGDMCIVLNAKDVCVTGRKLTDKFYRWHTGYVGHLKERSLKDQMAKDPTEVIRKAVLRMLPRNKLRDDRDRKLRIFTGSEHPFGDRPIEPYVMPPRTVREMRPRARRALVRAQKKAEMQEQKASDTRKGKKDKAEVSA; encoded by the exons AAAGCACTTGCTGGACTGAGACGTATTGATCTAGAGGGTCTGAGATGGAGAGTGTTTGATGCTAAAGGCCAG GTTCTTGGAAGATTAGCATCTCAAATATCAACTGTGGTTCAAGGCAAGGATAAGCCAACATACGCACCAAATCGGGATGATGGGGATATGTGCATTGTGCTCAATGCCAAGGATGTCTGTGTAACAGGGAGAAAGCTCACTGATAAGTTTTACCGTTGGCATACTGG GTATGTGGGACACCTCAAGGAAAGAAGTTTGAAAGACCAGATGGCCAAAGACCCAACAGAAGTCATTCGGAAAGCCGTGCTTCGCATGCTTCCTAGGAACAAATTACGCGAT GATAGAGATAGAAAGCTCAGAATTTTTACTGGAAGTGAGCATCCATTTGGCGATAGGCCCATTGAACCATATGTCATGCCTCCTCGGACAGTAAGGGAAATGCGTCCCCGTGCTAGACGAGCTTTGGTACGAGCTCAGAAAAAAGCTGAAATGCAAGAACAAAAAGCTAGTGATACAAGAAAAGGGAAAAAGGATAAAGCAGAAGTAAGCGCTTGA